Proteins encoded in a region of the Triticum dicoccoides isolate Atlit2015 ecotype Zavitan chromosome 3A, WEW_v2.0, whole genome shotgun sequence genome:
- the LOC119273518 gene encoding uncharacterized protein LOC119273518, whose product MTSSSAASSSHLHITITNASSTITTNTNATKSQSQSQHHHSSSVSPRSGGSGGGGGGGTTNQACAACKYQRRKCNPDCPLAPYFPADQQRRFLNAHRLFGVSNILKTLRRLKPELCDAAMQTLIYQAEMRAMDPVGGCCSMIIDLEHTSELLSAELAALQQHLDMCRQAASGVAGGDVMDGPCADLEVTSSNHQQEQLLLHADQDQVVDALYVAQEGADPVMQNGADHDDSRQPQYHGGQQQQQQQQLYDYFYYEATGAGSDEAGRKPSGSGVDINVDVMQHFDYDSSCEVDDHHKVDQLEPMISSSLEEHYQIGQKEYEMKVASFVDVLDVRPELQVVDGNADIGIKEELQEEDPKNNDDDIALRKAAHMAESSHCRLGLGF is encoded by the coding sequence AtgacctcctcctccgccgcctcctcctcccacctCCATATTACCATCACCAAcgcctcctccaccatcaccaccaacACCAACGCCACCAAATCGCAGTCGCAGTCGCAGCACCACCACTCCAGCAGCGTCTCCCCCCGCAGCGGTGGCTCCggcggtgggggtgggggtggcacgACCAACCAGGCCTGCGCGGCGTGCAAGTACCAGCGGCGCAAGTGCAACCCCGACTGCCCCCTCGCGCCCTACTTCCCCGCCGACCAGCAGCGCCGGTTCCTCAACGCGCACCGCCTCTTCGGCGTCAGCAACATCCTCAAGACGCTGCGCCGCCTCAAGCCGGAGCTCTGCGACGCGGCCATGCAGACGCTCATTTACCAGGCGGAGATGCGCGCCATGGACCCCGTCGGAGGCTGCTGCAGCATGATCATCGACCTCGAGCACACCAGCGAGCTTCTGTCGGCCGAGCTCGCCGCCCTGCAACAGCACCTCGACATGTGCCGCCAGGCCGCATCTGGCGTGGCCGGCGGGGACGTCATGGACGGCCCGTGCGCTGACCTCGAGGTCACCTCCTCGAACCACCAGCAGGAGCAGCTGCTCCTCCACGCCGACCAAGATCAGGTCGTCGACGCGCTCTACGTCGCCCAAGAAGGCGCCGACCCCGTGATGCAAAATGGCGCCGATCACGACGACAGCCGGCAACCGCAATATCACGGtggacagcagcagcaacaacaacagcagctgTACGACTATTTCTACTACGAGGCAACCGGCGCCGGCAGCGATGAAGCCGGGAGAAAGCCCAGTGGCAGCGGCGTCGACATTAACGTCGACGTCATGCAGCATTTCGATTACGACTCCAGCTGTGAGGTTGATGATCATCACAAGGTGGATCAACTGGAGCCGATGATCTCGTCGAGCCTCGAAGAGCACTACCAGATCGGACAGAAGGAGTACGAGATGAAGGTGGCGTCATTCGTCGATGTGTTGGACGTCAGGCCGGAGCTGCAGGTGGTGGACGGGAACGCCGACATCGGCATCAAGGAGGAGCTTCAGGAGGAGGATCCCAAGAATAACGATGACGACATCGCACTACGCAAAGCAGCACACATGGCTGAGTCGTCACATTGCAGGCTAGGGTTAGGCTTTTAA